From a single Planococcus shenhongbingii genomic region:
- a CDS encoding NeuD/PglB/VioB family sugar acetyltransferase, with translation MSIPTYIFGAGGLGRGVAETIKVISNRDRNWKLIGFIDDNDDSIGKEVDGTAVVGNTEFLLNLKTVANVVIAIGNPHAKVKIHYKLAENPNLLYPNIIHPEVNLNPSVKIGIGNIISDNTAFSSQVKIGSFTLVHFNCTIGHDVQVEDYVSIYPNASISGFSKLGMNSQIGTNASVLAEVTIGEGAFVGAGSMVNRDVLSNLTVVGAPAREIIK, from the coding sequence TTGAGCATTCCAACATATATTTTTGGGGCTGGCGGCCTAGGTAGAGGAGTTGCTGAAACGATAAAAGTAATTTCAAATAGAGATCGTAATTGGAAACTTATTGGATTTATTGATGACAATGACGATTCTATTGGCAAAGAAGTAGATGGGACTGCTGTTGTAGGAAATACAGAATTTCTTTTAAACCTCAAAACCGTTGCAAATGTAGTCATAGCTATTGGAAATCCTCATGCAAAAGTAAAGATTCATTATAAGTTAGCGGAAAATCCAAATCTCTTATACCCTAATATCATTCATCCAGAAGTTAATCTTAACCCATCTGTAAAGATTGGAATCGGAAATATTATCTCAGACAATACTGCTTTTTCATCGCAAGTTAAAATCGGTAGTTTTACACTTGTTCACTTCAATTGTACAATTGGTCATGATGTACAGGTGGAAGACTACGTATCAATCTATCCGAATGCTAGTATTTCAGGTTTTTCAAAGCTTGGAATGAACAGTCAGATTGGCACTAATGCATCAGTATTAGCAGAAGTAACAATTGGCGAAGGTGCCTTTGTTGGAGCAGGCTCAATGGTAAATCGTGATGTATTGAGCAATCTGACAGTAGTTGGTGCACCAGCTAGAGAGATAATAAAATGA
- a CDS encoding sugar transferase: protein MTKKIKRGIDITFSVFMSVMGFIPLLIICLLIIIKMGRPIFFTQIRAGKDGRPFKIYKFRTMKNNKDRYGMLLENNLRKDNFGNILRKYSLDELPQIINILKGDISLVGPRPLLMEYNDLYSSEQKRRLYVRPGLTGWAQVNGRNAISWNKKFYYDVWYVDNWSLMLDVKIILLTIKKVLTSDGVNTNSNQMVKRFTGKEDE, encoded by the coding sequence ATGACTAAAAAAATTAAAAGAGGAATTGACATTACCTTTAGTGTTTTTATGAGTGTTATGGGATTTATACCACTCTTAATAATTTGTTTATTAATAATAATCAAAATGGGAAGACCGATATTTTTTACTCAAATAAGAGCGGGGAAAGATGGAAGACCTTTTAAAATTTATAAATTTCGTACTATGAAAAACAATAAAGATAGATATGGAATGCTTTTAGAAAATAATTTACGTAAAGACAATTTCGGGAATATTCTAAGGAAATATAGTTTAGACGAGTTACCTCAAATAATAAACATTTTAAAAGGCGATATTTCACTGGTAGGACCTCGTCCACTTTTAATGGAATATAACGATTTATACAGTAGTGAGCAAAAAAGGAGACTTTATGTCAGACCTGGTTTAACTGGATGGGCACAAGTAAATGGAAGGAATGCGATTAGTTGGAACAAGAAATTTTATTATGATGTCTGGTATGTTGATAATTGGTCCTTAATGTTAGACGTAAAAATTATTCTTTTAACTATTAAAAAAGTATTAACTTCTGATGGTGTAAATACAAATTCAAATCAAATGGTAAAGAGATTTACTGGAAAAGAGGATGAATAA
- a CDS encoding glycosyltransferase family 2 protein encodes MKYTIFTPTYNREKDLINLYNSLLNQKKYDFEWLIVDDGSLDNTRELIMSFRKTSPFPVSYFYQKNGGKHRAFNKAIKEAGGQFFTCIDSDDLLKPGAIELMNEYCEKNINLMATCFLCEDQYGKIIGDSYPSSNKTYNLIALTYDKKINGDKLWVFDMDILKQYRFPEIQNENFLTEGVLLFNMSQKYEILGVNESLQIHEYKVGGLTHIGNSSLFDRNPKGATLYYKLLIKITPSFKYKLFYMAKYLKYSMGKKVA; translated from the coding sequence ATGAAATATACTATTTTTACACCCACATATAACAGAGAAAAAGATTTAATTAATCTATATAATTCTTTATTAAATCAGAAGAAATATGATTTTGAATGGCTCATAGTGGATGATGGATCTTTAGATAATACGAGAGAATTAATTATGAGTTTTAGAAAAACAAGTCCATTTCCAGTTAGCTATTTTTATCAAAAAAATGGTGGGAAACACAGAGCCTTTAATAAAGCAATTAAGGAAGCAGGTGGCCAATTTTTTACTTGTATAGATTCTGATGACTTATTAAAACCAGGTGCAATTGAATTAATGAACGAATATTGTGAAAAAAATATAAATTTAATGGCAACATGTTTTTTATGTGAAGATCAATACGGAAAAATAATAGGCGATTCTTACCCTTCGAGCAATAAAACTTATAATCTTATTGCATTAACTTATGATAAAAAAATTAATGGAGATAAATTATGGGTGTTTGACATGGACATTTTAAAGCAATATCGATTCCCTGAAATTCAAAATGAGAATTTTTTGACTGAAGGAGTATTACTTTTTAATATGTCTCAAAAGTATGAAATTTTAGGAGTTAATGAGTCGTTACAAATACATGAATATAAAGTAGGTGGATTAACACATATTGGGAATAGTTCGCTGTTTGACAGGAATCCAAAAGGCGCTACTCTCTATTATAAACTTTTGATAAAAATTACTCCGAGTTTTAAATATAAACTATTTTATATGGCAAAATATTTAAAGTATTCAATGGGTAAAAAAGTTGCTTAG
- a CDS encoding CatB-related O-acetyltransferase — translation MSHINSKAIDKTVELSKGSRINKNVIVGPNVKLGDYSYINNNSIVMDTDIGKFTSISYNCMIGLPNHPTNFVSTSPFIYSESNIFGVKKTYKDNIKTQIGNDVWIGAGAIILSGLDIGDGVIVGGGSVVTKDVPPYSIVVGNPAKVIKKRFPEQEINYLKKSNLLENYTENKILISTLAEKESEWFKIIREIQNDN, via the coding sequence ATGTCTCATATTAATTCCAAAGCAATTGACAAGACGGTAGAGTTATCAAAAGGCTCAAGGATTAATAAGAATGTAATTGTTGGACCAAATGTCAAATTAGGTGATTATTCATATATTAATAATAATTCCATAGTAATGGATACAGACATCGGAAAATTTACTTCAATAAGTTATAATTGTATGATTGGCCTTCCGAACCATCCAACTAATTTTGTTAGTACTTCTCCATTTATTTATTCAGAAAGTAATATATTCGGAGTAAAAAAAACATATAAAGATAATATTAAAACACAAATTGGTAATGATGTTTGGATTGGAGCAGGGGCCATAATTCTAAGTGGGTTAGATATAGGTGATGGAGTTATAGTTGGGGGAGGATCTGTAGTAACAAAAGATGTACCTCCTTATTCTATAGTTGTGGGAAATCCGGCCAAAGTTATTAAGAAGCGTTTCCCCGAACAAGAAATAAATTATTTAAAGAAATCAAATTTATTGGAAAACTATACAGAAAATAAAATCCTTATTAGCACTCTTGCAGAAAAAGAATCTGAATGGTTTAAAATCATTAGAGAAATTCAAAATGATAACTAA